From a region of the Drosophila virilis strain 15010-1051.87 chromosome 3, Dvir_AGI_RSII-ME, whole genome shotgun sequence genome:
- the serp gene encoding chitin deacetylase 1, translated as MAKLFVVFAVLALAAIGAANAEEVRVKRQATTEEPKKEESFEKELCKDKDAGEWFRLVAGEGDNCRDVIQCTSSGLQAIRCPAGLYFDIEKQTCDWKESVKNCKSKNKERRVKPLLHTDEPLCQDGFLACGDGNCIERGLFCNGEKDCSDGSDENTCDIDNDPNRAPPCDPAVCVLPDCFCSEDGTSIPGDLPAKDVPMMITITFDDAINNNNIELYKEIFKGRKNPNGCDIKATYFVSHKYTNYSAVQETSRKGHEIAVHSITHNDEERFWSNATVDDWAKEMAGMRIIIEKYANITDNSVVGVRAPYLRVGGNNQFTMMEEQAFLYDSTITAPLSNPPLWPYTMYFRMPHRCHGNLQSCPTRSHAVWEMVMNELDRREDPANDEYLPGCAMVDSCSNILTGDQFYNFLNHNFDRHYDQNRAPLGLYFHAAWLKNNPEFLDAFLYWIDEILANHNDVYFVTMTQVIQWMQNPRTISEVKNFEPWRERCVVEGRQACWVPNTCKLTSKEVPGETINLQTCVRCPNNYPWVNDPTGDGFF; from the exons atggcaaaactctttgttgtttttgccgtTTTGGCCTTGGCGGCCATTGGCGCAG CCAATGCTGAAGAAGTGCGCGTTAAGCGTCAGGCCACAACCGAGGAGCCAAAGAAGGAGGAGTCTTTCGAGAAGGAGCTGTGCAAGGACAAAGATGCCGGCGAATGGTTCCGTTTGGTAGCTGGCGAGGGTGACAACTGTCGCGATGTCATTCAGTGCACCTCATCG GGCCTGCAAGCCATTCGTTGCCCAGCTGGTCTGTACTTCGATATTGAGAAGCAGACCTGTGACTGGAAGGAGTCGGTGAAGAACTGCAAGAGCAAGAACAAGGAGCGTCGTGTGAAGCCTCTGCTGCACACAGACGAGCCGCTCTGCCAGGATGGTTTCCTCGCCTGCGGTGATGGCAACTGCATTGAGCGCGGCCTTTTCTGTAACGGCGAGAAGGATTGCTCAGACGGTTCCGATGAGAACACTTGCG ATATCGACAACGATCCGAATCGCGCGCCACCCTGCGACCCTGCCGTCTGCGTGCTGCCCGACTGCTTCTGCTCGGAGGATGGCACCTCGATACCCGGTGATTTGCCAGCCAAGGATGTGCCCATGATGATCACGATAACGTTCGATGATGcgatcaacaacaacaacattgagcTGTACAAGGAGATCTTCAAGGGTCGCAAGAATCCCAATGGCTGCGACATCAAGGCCACCTACTTCGTCTCCCACAAGTACACCAACTATTCCGCGGTGCAGGAGACATCGCGTAAGGGTCATGAGATTGCTGTGCACTCCATCACGCACAACGATGAGGAGCGTTTCTGGTCGAATGCGACGGTCGATGACTGGGCCAAGGAAATGGCCGGCATGAGGATTATCATTGAGAAATATGCGAATATTACGGACAATTCAGTTGTGGGTGTGCGTGCGCCATATCTGCGTGTCGGCGGCAACAATCAGTTCACCATGATGGAGGAGCAGGCCTTCCTCTACGACTCGACCATTACAGCTCCGCTGTCGAACCCACCATTGTGGCCATATACCATGTACTTCCGCATGCCCCATCGTTGTCATGGCAATCTGCAGAGCTGCCCCACGAGATCGCATGCCGTGTGGGAGATGGTGATGAATGAGTTGGATCGTCGTGAGGATCCCGCCAATGATGAATATCTGCCTGGCTGTGCCATGGTGGACTCCTGCTCAAATATCCTGACGGGCGATCAGTTCTACAATTTCCTGAATCACAATTTCGATCGCCATTACGATCAGAATCGTGCACCGCTTGGTTTGTACTTCCATGCCGCCTGGCTGAAGAACAATCCTGAGTTCTTGGACGCCTTCCTCTACTGGATCGATGAGATCCTGGCCAATCACAATGATGTGTACTTTGTGACCATGACACAGGTGATACAGTGGATGCAAAATCCACGTACCATCAGCGAGGTCAAGAACTTCGAGCCCTGGAGGGAGAGGTGCGTGGTGGAGGGCAGACAAGCTTGCTGGGTGCCAAATACCTGCAAGCTGACCTCCAAGGAGGTTCCCGGGGAGACCATCAACCTGCAGACCTGCGTCAGATGCCCCAACAACTACCCATGGGTCAACGATCCCACTGGCGATGGTTTCTTCTAA